One region of Trichosurus vulpecula isolate mTriVul1 chromosome 1, mTriVul1.pri, whole genome shotgun sequence genomic DNA includes:
- the LOC118840441 gene encoding interferon tau-2-like codes for MSSWILLPVALMMLCSSTLCSLDCDLTQGLKADFSLLHQMSTFSLVPCWKDRTNFHFPKEAMEGSQLQRENGTVILHEMLQHTFTIFRQNSTPKTWNQTQLRRLLMGLHRQLEQLERCVGQDMQWEEPSLGNQNPSLALESCFQGISQYLQAKEYSHCAWEIVRVEGRKLLLFMNKLYSQELRKKKIDFQFFK; via the coding sequence ATGTCCTCCTGGATATTGTTGCCAGTTGCCCTGATGATGCTCTGCTCCAGCACCCTCTGCTCTCTGGACTGTGACCTGACTCAAGGCCTGAAGGCAGACTTCTCACTTCTGCACCAAATGAGCACATTTTCCCTGGTGCCGTGTTGGAAGGACAGGACCAACTTCCACTTCccaaaggaagccatggaaggtAGCCAACTCCAGAGGGAAAATGGCACAGTCATTCTTCATGAGATGCTCCAGCACACCTTCACCATCTTTAGGCAGAATAGCACTCCTAAGACTTGGAATCAGACCCAGCTCAGGCGGTTGCTCATGGGACTGCATCGGCAGCTGGAACAGCTAGAGAGGTGTGTTGGGCAGGATATGCAATGGGAAGAGCCTTCCTTGGGCAATCAGAACCCTAGCTTGGCCCTGGAGAGCTGCTTCCAAGGAATAAGCCAGTACCTACAAGCTAAAGAATACAGCCACTGTGCCTGGGAGATTGTGAGAGTAGAGGGCAGGAAGCTCCTTCTGTTTATGAACAAACTATATTCTCAGgaattgaggaagaaaaaaattgattttcagttcttcaaataA